The window ATTTATAATGGTAAGTTTCTAAGTGGATACAATCATGTTAAAGCAATAAAGCAAGTCCGTTGCCGTATATTTTAGGATTGTTTAAATGTGGAATCTGAACGACATTTTAGAGTTAAAGCATAAGCATCAATATGTTTATTAAATAAAATTTGACAACGGATTATGTGGTGATGTGCACCTGCCCTGTTATGTTGTTCGGAGCTGTGACCTAATTCGTGCATATCGTAATACGGTCATGACCATATTACGATTGGTCTAAATTTGGTTGCACAAGCCTGTGTGTGTGTTTATATTTAATAAATGAATAGAATATACGAAAACTACCTTAAAAAACATTTTTGCGATGAACAGCAAATGATTCTGCTTTCCGGTCCGCGTCAGGTCGGTAAGACGACATCATCACGTGACGCTCTCCCAGGCTCAAAATACCTTAATTGGGATGTACCTGAAGACAGGACCAGTATTCTTAAGGGACCAAAACATCTGTATGAAACCCTTGGTTTAAATGTGCTTTCGGAAAAAAAAGCATGTATCGTGTTTGATGAAATCCACAAGTTCCCGAAATGGAAAAATTTTCTTAAAGGTTTTTACGACTTATATGGAAAGAAATTATCTATATGTGTTACCGGCAGCGCCCGATTAAGTGCTTACCGGTATGGAGGAGACAGCCTGATGGGAAGATATTTCCCTTTACGTATGCATCCATTATCGGTGCGGGAAGTAGTATTTCCTGAATTACCAGACACAGTGATCGTCAACCCGGTTACAATCCCTGATACAACATATAATAATTTATTTGAATTTGGCGGTTTTCCTGATCCCTATATTAAATCAAACAAACGATTTTATAACCGCTGGCGCAGGCTTCGTCTGGAATTGCTGTTTAAAGAAGATTTGCGTGATTTGACCCACATATCCGATGCCGCACGGGTGCGCACTCTGGCGGATATGCTTACCGATCGCGCCGGTAGTCAGATCAACTATTCGCATCTGGCACATGACTTACAGGTAAGTGTCGATACTGTTAGACGATGGATTGATACACTTGAAGAAAT is drawn from Chitinivibrionales bacterium and contains these coding sequences:
- a CDS encoding AAA family ATPase codes for the protein MNRIYENYLKKHFCDEQQMILLSGPRQVGKTTSSRDALPGSKYLNWDVPEDRTSILKGPKHLYETLGLNVLSEKKACIVFDEIHKFPKWKNFLKGFYDLYGKKLSICVTGSARLSAYRYGGDSLMGRYFPLRMHPLSVREVVFPELPDTVIVNPVTIPDTTYNNLFEFGGFPDPYIKSNKRFYNRWRRLRLELLFKEDLRDLTHISDAARVRTLADMLTDRAGSQINYSHLAHDLQVSVDTVRRWIDTLEEMYYCFRIRPYSKKIARSLLREPKIYLWDWSLVKDPGARFENFAASHLLKYVHYLTDTGFGSFELHYLRDKQKREVDFAVIRDDIPWFVAEAKISRQSISPSLHYFKEILQCPNAFQITKNIPYVNKDCFKETGPVIVPDKTFFSQLV